In the genome of Clostridia bacterium, one region contains:
- a CDS encoding class I SAM-dependent methyltransferase family protein, with protein sequence MNKIVLVGSKIFYHTIGRLSTGVNMTLKEGLTAGKVLDYIYENEPRGKTFIGRKIDKNYLNHVGWEAVRVRKRNIEILIKEAIKMAKKEKRKIKIVDIACGYASYLFSVLKELNDTDISVYCYDIEPRWVKAGNDKAAALKIKNIKFQQGDMLNEAFASKQLSDADIVISSGFYDWLVEDDTVIHSMKIIKNAAAPGANFVLSYQMDHPCLDLAQYAFSSFTGDPLKMKMRSKSEMGKMLEKAGVNLISEKSDKYEYYNTVLARC encoded by the coding sequence ATGAATAAGATAGTTTTAGTAGGCAGTAAGATTTTCTACCATACTATAGGGAGACTAAGTACAGGTGTTAACATGACCCTAAAAGAGGGATTAACAGCCGGAAAGGTTCTGGATTATATCTATGAGAATGAACCTAGGGGCAAAACATTCATAGGGCGCAAAATTGATAAAAATTATCTGAATCATGTTGGGTGGGAAGCAGTAAGGGTAAGAAAAAGGAATATTGAAATACTGATTAAAGAAGCTATAAAAATGGCAAAAAAGGAAAAGAGAAAAATAAAAATTGTTGATATAGCATGTGGATATGCATCATATCTGTTTTCAGTATTAAAAGAACTTAATGATACGGATATTTCGGTATATTGTTACGATATTGAACCACGCTGGGTAAAAGCAGGAAATGATAAAGCGGCTGCATTGAAAATTAAAAACATAAAATTTCAACAAGGGGATATGCTTAATGAAGCATTCGCATCCAAACAATTAAGTGATGCCGATATTGTGATTTCATCAGGGTTTTATGACTGGCTTGTTGAGGATGATACTGTTATACATTCTATGAAAATAATTAAAAATGCTGCAGCGCCGGGTGCCAATTTTGTTCTATCTTATCAGATGGATCATCCTTGTCTGGATTTGGCACAATACGCATTTAGCAGTTTTACCGGGGATCCCTTGAAAATGAAAATGAGAAGTAAATCTGAAATGGGCAAAATGCTTGAAAAAGCCGGGGTTAATCTGATTAGTGAAAAATCGGATAAGTATGAATACTATAATACGGTTTTAGCGAGGTGCTAA
- a CDS encoding aminotransferase class V-fold PLP-dependent enzyme, translating to MKDFSPEMNHFDRQFKLKKNTKFLNHAATNPITKEASIIMRKIARQAMDPMDEHLVDWLGMIEQARRQTANLLKASADEIAFVQSTSAGLSLIANMIPFKNGDVILYDKDDFPSNRFIWDCMCYRNEISIQAVAFSYTTGEDLLETLSQYDISRVRVISLSAVSYYTGYRHNLKAIGKFCRENGIYLCVDAIQAVGALDIDLSDLCDISFLACGGQKWLHSPMGSGFIFIRKNLMEEVKMPMLGWTSVDKAGFFHAEHMKWLEGASRFEAGFPDVNVIAALGRNIELYNSFDIKNIEAEVKKRVNMIHKAAEGWPVKILNTDYQRNPSGIVSFELDSKALSEEIDNALEKRNIAVTRRNNYFRIAPHFHTREEHILETIDIFSKYLTKTRTSSKIEQVHETASLPKTKTAAVVGASGGLGEAVAEDLASRGYDLYLTARDEKALDDLALRLKKTYHIQVSKLKVNLSDQNEVDYLSKTLAGASLDFFAYTAAASSAIKVIEQSNLDEKQIFDVNYFTPVQLCKSIMPGMIKRNSGHLLFIVTAGARNSTPLFSTYAASKGALWSWAESLARELKGLSVTCTIGIPPHMSSATQQKLARNALRYNRIKNTEDMAYPSVVAKDLINASIEGQPVYASRITRIRHAFNALFPGYMQKMVTAKYEP from the coding sequence ATGAAAGATTTTAGTCCGGAAATGAATCATTTTGATCGCCAGTTTAAACTAAAGAAAAATACAAAATTTTTAAATCATGCAGCGACAAATCCCATTACGAAGGAAGCTTCCATAATAATGCGGAAGATAGCCCGCCAGGCAATGGACCCGATGGATGAGCATCTTGTTGATTGGTTGGGTATGATTGAACAGGCAAGAAGACAGACTGCAAATCTTTTAAAGGCCAGTGCAGATGAAATAGCTTTTGTTCAGAGTACTTCAGCCGGTTTATCGCTAATTGCCAATATGATTCCCTTTAAAAATGGGGATGTGATTCTATATGATAAAGATGATTTTCCATCCAACCGATTTATTTGGGATTGCATGTGCTACCGTAATGAGATTTCAATACAGGCTGTCGCATTTTCATACACTACAGGAGAAGATTTATTGGAAACATTGTCACAGTACGACATATCGAGAGTGAGAGTAATAAGCCTCAGTGCGGTTTCCTACTATACAGGCTATCGTCATAATCTAAAAGCTATAGGAAAATTTTGTCGTGAAAACGGCATATATTTGTGTGTGGATGCTATTCAGGCTGTTGGGGCTTTAGATATTGATCTGAGTGACTTGTGTGATATTTCATTTCTTGCATGTGGGGGGCAAAAGTGGCTTCATAGTCCTATGGGTAGCGGATTTATCTTTATAAGGAAAAATCTGATGGAAGAAGTTAAGATGCCTATGCTGGGCTGGACCAGTGTCGATAAGGCAGGCTTCTTTCATGCAGAGCATATGAAATGGCTTGAAGGTGCATCAAGGTTTGAAGCGGGTTTTCCAGATGTAAATGTAATAGCCGCGCTTGGAAGAAACATCGAACTGTATAATTCTTTTGACATTAAAAACATAGAAGCTGAAGTAAAGAAACGTGTGAATATGATTCATAAAGCGGCTGAAGGCTGGCCTGTAAAAATTCTTAACACGGATTATCAAAGAAATCCGTCGGGGATAGTTTCTTTTGAGCTAGATTCGAAGGCTTTATCGGAAGAAATTGATAATGCCTTGGAAAAAAGAAATATTGCTGTTACAAGACGGAATAATTACTTTCGGATTGCACCACACTTTCATACAAGGGAAGAGCATATTCTGGAGACAATTGATATTTTTTCAAAATATCTTACAAAAACGAGAACAAGTAGCAAAATAGAGCAAGTGCATGAAACAGCTTCTCTCCCAAAAACAAAGACAGCGGCAGTAGTCGGTGCTTCTGGTGGGTTGGGAGAAGCAGTTGCAGAAGACCTGGCATCGAGGGGTTATGATCTGTATCTAACGGCTAGGGATGAAAAAGCATTGGATGACCTGGCTTTAAGGCTAAAAAAAACCTATCATATCCAGGTTTCAAAACTTAAAGTAAACTTGTCAGACCAGAACGAGGTGGATTATTTATCCAAAACCCTTGCAGGTGCCTCTTTAGATTTCTTTGCATATACTGCCGCTGCATCATCTGCAATAAAAGTCATAGAACAAAGTAATCTGGATGAAAAGCAAATTTTTGATGTAAACTATTTTACACCTGTTCAACTTTGTAAGAGCATTATGCCCGGGATGATCAAACGCAACAGCGGACATCTTTTATTTATTGTCACTGCAGGTGCCCGTAATTCTACTCCGTTGTTCTCAACTTATGCTGCTTCAAAGGGGGCATTATGGTCGTGGGCGGAGAGCCTGGCCAGAGAGTTGAAAGGGTTATCAGTTACATGCACAATAGGAATACCGCCGCATATGAGTTCCGCTACTCAACAAAAATTAGCGAGAAATGCGCTAAGATATAATAGGATTAAAAATACAGAAGATATGGCGTACCCGTCTGTAGTAGCAAAGGATTTGATTAATGCGTCTATAGAAGGACAACCGGTATATGCATCCCGGATCACTAGAATACGACATGCATTTAATGCTCTATTTCCGGGGTATATGCAAAAGATGGTTACTGCGAAGTATGAACCATGA
- a CDS encoding glutamine synthetase III, giving the protein MSTLSEIFGSSVFNDSVMRERLPKATYKALKKTIDEGLALDPAVAEVVANAMKDWAIEKGATHFTHWFQPMTGITAEKHDSFINPTSDGKVILEFSGKELIKGEPDASSFPSGGLRATFEARGYTAWDCTSPAFIKDDTLCIPTAFCSYTGEALDKKTPLLRSMEAINKSALRVLKLFGNTTATRVVTTVGPEQEYFLIDKEKYDQRKDIIYTGRTLFGAKPPKGQELEDHYFGTLKERISAFMKELDTELWKLGISAKTKHNEVAPAQHELAPIFTTTNIATDHNQLTMELMQKIAIRHNLVCLLHEKPFAGVNGSGKHNNWSLGTNDGQNLLDPGHTPHDNAQFLVFLCATIKAVDEYADLLRVAAASPGNDHRLGANEAPPAIISIFLGDQLTDILDQIENGGATSSKQGGFLKIGVSTLPALPKDTTDRNRTSPFAFTGNKFEFRMVGSSQSIAAANFTLNTIVAEILDQISNRLEKASNFDAEIQSILQDIVKNHKKVIFNGNGYSDEWVAEAEKRGLPNISTTVESIKALIAEKNLAVMEKHGVLSRVEMQSRYEISLEHYIKTINIEALSMIEIAKRQILPAVINFTTKLADSVNSIKSTGLAVDISAQAELLTEVSSLASSLKKEVAALESSVEKAQGMHGETYEQAHFYRFDVFEKMGSLRVVADKLETLVDADIWPLPTYGDMIFNV; this is encoded by the coding sequence ATGAGTACATTAAGTGAAATTTTCGGTTCAAGTGTTTTTAACGATTCAGTTATGAGGGAACGTCTTCCTAAGGCAACATATAAAGCTTTGAAAAAGACAATCGATGAAGGTCTGGCACTCGATCCGGCAGTTGCAGAAGTAGTTGCCAATGCTATGAAAGACTGGGCAATAGAAAAAGGAGCTACACATTTTACACACTGGTTCCAACCAATGACAGGTATTACAGCTGAAAAACATGATTCTTTCATCAACCCAACTTCCGATGGAAAAGTAATTCTTGAGTTTTCCGGCAAAGAATTGATTAAAGGTGAACCTGATGCGTCATCCTTCCCCTCAGGTGGTCTTAGAGCCACTTTCGAAGCAAGAGGTTACACAGCCTGGGATTGCACTTCACCTGCATTCATAAAAGATGATACACTCTGTATACCTACAGCTTTCTGTTCATATACAGGAGAAGCTCTTGATAAGAAAACTCCTCTTTTAAGATCAATGGAAGCTATAAACAAATCAGCTCTTCGTGTATTGAAACTTTTTGGAAATACTACTGCTACAAGAGTTGTTACAACTGTTGGACCTGAGCAGGAATACTTTCTTATAGATAAGGAAAAGTACGATCAGCGTAAGGATATTATATATACAGGAAGAACCCTTTTCGGTGCTAAACCTCCAAAAGGCCAGGAGCTTGAAGATCACTACTTCGGTACACTGAAAGAAAGAATTTCTGCATTCATGAAAGAGTTGGATACAGAACTCTGGAAACTAGGAATATCCGCAAAAACAAAACATAACGAGGTTGCTCCTGCACAGCATGAACTGGCTCCAATATTCACTACAACAAATATTGCTACAGATCACAACCAGCTTACTATGGAATTAATGCAGAAAATTGCAATAAGACACAATCTTGTCTGCTTACTGCATGAAAAGCCATTTGCTGGCGTTAATGGATCAGGAAAACATAATAACTGGTCATTGGGTACAAATGATGGTCAGAATCTTCTTGATCCGGGTCATACACCACATGATAATGCTCAGTTCCTGGTATTCCTCTGTGCAACAATCAAAGCTGTTGATGAATATGCTGACCTCTTAAGGGTAGCTGCTGCCAGCCCCGGAAATGACCACAGACTTGGAGCTAATGAAGCACCACCTGCTATTATTTCCATCTTCCTTGGTGATCAGCTTACCGACATACTTGACCAGATAGAAAACGGTGGAGCGACAAGCAGTAAACAGGGTGGTTTCCTGAAGATTGGTGTAAGTACTTTGCCTGCACTTCCAAAAGACACAACCGACAGAAACAGAACATCACCATTTGCATTTACAGGAAACAAATTCGAGTTCAGAATGGTTGGCTCTTCGCAGTCAATTGCTGCAGCCAACTTCACTCTTAATACAATAGTAGCCGAAATACTTGACCAGATATCAAACAGACTGGAGAAGGCAAGTAACTTTGATGCTGAAATACAATCTATACTTCAGGACATCGTTAAGAATCATAAGAAAGTAATATTCAATGGTAACGGTTATTCTGATGAGTGGGTTGCAGAGGCAGAAAAGAGAGGCTTACCAAATATAAGCACTACTGTGGAATCCATAAAAGCTTTAATAGCTGAAAAGAACCTTGCTGTTATGGAAAAGCATGGTGTACTCAGTAGAGTAGAAATGCAATCACGCTATGAAATCTCACTAGAGCACTATATAAAGACAATCAATATAGAGGCTTTATCAATGATAGAGATCGCAAAACGCCAGATATTGCCTGCAGTTATAAACTTTACTACTAAACTTGCGGATTCTGTAAATTCTATCAAATCTACAGGTTTAGCTGTAGATATAAGCGCTCAAGCTGAGCTTCTTACAGAAGTATCCTCTTTGGCTTCTTCATTAAAGAAAGAAGTTGCAGCTCTTGAATCTTCTGTTGAAAAAGCACAGGGCATGCATGGAGAAACATATGAACAGGCTCATTTCTACAGATTTGATGTATTTGAGAAGATGGGCAGCTTAAGAGTAGTCGCCGATAAGCTTGAAACATTAGTAGATGCTGACATATGGCCATTACCTACTTATGGCGATATGATATTCAACGTATAA
- a CDS encoding transglutaminase-like domain-containing protein, with translation MNNINFVTVIIVLILIIPVLSGAFEYFSRDRIHRLVFSLFDNLEFLLGVLLSIFLVRKIFIEHSAGFYAKLYRMIPESIKSTFAGQDVMTYIVLVPLVLLLIMVILRLISLPLYRIFLVPLADRTYSLLESTSDMTRRIISAISKIPKAFFGVLIFGLLLNFYTYYFYTPKITDWMNESQAYQFLYKNALYPVLNSNLAKQIPVIVNDSFRKTFDKVIPVPDSTKSDAAKKFAKELEKRNIKVIEYFNGVTLDEAIKSNNEIDSMAKKIVGDEKDSYKKGYLIYRWISKNIKYDYEKAEAVSKDPRGVQSGAINAYETRKGICFDYSSLYVAMCRAVGLKVRLVTGLGYSGVMWGDHAWNQVYSSSEKRWIDVDCTFGVSGKYFDKKDFNVDHKDADIQGDW, from the coding sequence TTGAACAACATTAATTTTGTTACCGTTATTATAGTGCTGATACTGATTATACCAGTACTTTCAGGTGCATTTGAATATTTCTCGAGAGACAGGATTCATCGTTTGGTGTTTTCATTGTTTGACAATCTAGAGTTTCTTCTGGGTGTGTTATTGTCTATTTTTCTTGTAAGGAAAATTTTTATAGAGCATTCTGCAGGCTTTTATGCAAAGTTATACAGAATGATTCCTGAGAGTATAAAAAGCACTTTTGCAGGTCAGGATGTTATGACTTATATTGTGCTTGTTCCTTTAGTATTGCTCTTGATTATGGTAATTCTAAGGTTGATAAGCCTGCCACTATATAGGATTTTTTTAGTACCGCTGGCTGACAGGACGTATAGCCTTCTGGAGTCAACAAGTGACATGACAAGAAGGATAATAAGTGCGATATCAAAAATACCAAAGGCTTTTTTTGGAGTCCTTATATTCGGATTGCTGCTAAATTTCTATACCTATTACTTCTATACACCTAAGATCACTGATTGGATGAATGAGTCGCAGGCATATCAATTCCTATATAAAAACGCATTATATCCTGTGCTTAATTCAAATCTTGCAAAGCAAATTCCTGTAATAGTTAATGATTCGTTCAGAAAGACGTTTGACAAGGTTATACCGGTGCCTGACAGTACAAAATCCGATGCAGCAAAAAAGTTTGCCAAGGAGCTTGAAAAGAGAAATATTAAGGTAATTGAGTATTTTAACGGAGTAACACTTGATGAAGCAATCAAATCCAATAATGAAATAGATAGCATGGCAAAAAAAATAGTTGGAGATGAAAAGGACAGCTATAAAAAAGGATACTTAATATATAGATGGATAAGTAAAAACATTAAATACGATTATGAAAAAGCTGAAGCAGTAAGCAAAGATCCCAGAGGGGTTCAGTCGGGGGCAATCAATGCATATGAAACACGGAAAGGTATATGTTTTGATTACTCAAGTTTATATGTGGCTATGTGCCGTGCAGTGGGTCTGAAGGTGAGATTGGTAACAGGACTGGGGTACAGCGGAGTGATGTGGGGAGATCATGCATGGAACCAGGTTTATTCCAGTTCGGAAAAAAGATGGATTGATGTAGATTGTACTTTTGGTGTCAGTGGAAAATATTTCGATAAAAAGGATTTTAATGTAGATCATAAAGATGCTGATATACAAGGGGATTGGTAG
- a CDS encoding YmaF family protein: MYPHIHKYKLECENSDNHTHRMVGCTENLIGFSSFHFHYYYGITSYNNHTHYYTGITGLPIKTENGHIHRIEGLLEVNNMHDHKYTSSTSEDVEYFSDKRRNEAYV; encoded by the coding sequence ATGTATCCGCATATTCACAAATATAAGCTTGAGTGCGAAAATTCAGACAATCATACTCATAGAATGGTGGGTTGTACAGAGAATCTTATAGGGTTTTCATCATTCCACTTTCATTATTATTATGGCATTACATCTTATAATAACCATACGCATTACTATACAGGAATCACCGGCTTGCCCATAAAAACAGAAAACGGTCATATACACAGAATCGAAGGTTTGCTGGAAGTGAATAACATGCATGATCATAAATACACCAGTAGTACATCGGAAGATGTCGAATACTTTTCAGATAAAAGAAGAAACGAAGCATATGTATAA
- a CDS encoding 2-oxoacid:acceptor oxidoreductase subunit alpha codes for MYYNILIGGAAGQGMDTLASLLEKIIKRQGFHIFTTRDYMSRVRGGHNFIQVRFGNEVLRSHWNELDCIVALNEETLTIHAGRLKSAGLIICDEEIPSLDRRQIRLPLKTVARTIGNSRILGTVALGAVLKSFGIEIEKSKEVIQGIFDSEDIIAQNNSALIEGHKLVKESFSIERQEEQNNILLNGNQAIGLGAIAAGCKFYSAYPMTPSTSIMDYLASKMYKAEIVVEQAEDEIAAVMMAIGASYAGVRAMTGTSGGGFSLMVEALGLSGMMEIPLVIAEIQRPGPVTGLPTRTEQSDLKFVISASQGEFPRMVIALKNLEDAFYQTVRAFNIADKYQIPVIILGDQFLADHTTTVKPFQLDRIENNRYLCSNDYIGEKEYKRYEITENGISPRIIPGKVPGKTVLADSDEHDEYGRITESAEIRTSMCDKRMRKMDYLIGELQEPDFIGNEKCDVLLLAWGSLHGPVSEAVKLLNLEEGNKFGALVFGDIWPLPTVLLKDKATKADKIINIEQNATGQLASVIAEITGIRCSSSFLKYDGRQISSQDIMMYLQEKK; via the coding sequence ATGTATTACAATATTCTTATTGGCGGTGCAGCAGGGCAGGGCATGGATACTCTTGCCTCCTTACTTGAAAAAATTATTAAACGACAGGGCTTTCATATTTTTACTACAAGGGATTATATGTCCAGAGTACGTGGCGGACATAACTTTATACAGGTGAGATTTGGAAATGAGGTACTAAGGTCACATTGGAATGAATTGGATTGCATAGTTGCACTAAATGAAGAAACTTTAACTATCCATGCCGGCAGACTTAAAAGCGCGGGTCTTATTATATGTGATGAGGAAATTCCTTCACTTGATAGAAGACAAATAAGACTTCCATTAAAAACAGTTGCCAGGACAATAGGAAACAGCAGGATATTAGGAACAGTGGCTTTGGGGGCTGTGCTAAAATCCTTCGGGATAGAAATAGAGAAGAGTAAAGAAGTAATCCAGGGTATATTTGACAGTGAAGACATTATAGCGCAGAACAACTCAGCTTTAATCGAAGGACATAAGCTTGTTAAAGAAAGTTTCAGTATTGAAAGGCAGGAAGAACAAAATAATATTCTTCTCAATGGAAATCAGGCTATAGGACTTGGTGCTATAGCAGCGGGATGTAAATTTTATTCGGCATATCCCATGACACCGTCGACAAGCATTATGGATTATCTGGCTTCGAAGATGTATAAGGCAGAAATTGTAGTAGAGCAGGCGGAGGATGAAATAGCTGCCGTAATGATGGCTATAGGTGCTTCGTATGCGGGTGTCAGAGCTATGACAGGAACCTCCGGCGGAGGTTTTTCTCTAATGGTCGAAGCATTGGGACTGTCAGGAATGATGGAAATACCGCTGGTAATAGCAGAGATTCAAAGGCCTGGGCCTGTTACCGGTCTTCCGACCAGAACAGAACAGAGTGATCTCAAGTTTGTCATATCGGCTTCACAGGGCGAATTCCCTCGTATGGTAATAGCGTTGAAAAACCTTGAAGATGCATTTTATCAGACAGTAAGGGCTTTTAACATTGCCGATAAGTATCAAATACCGGTAATAATTTTAGGCGACCAGTTTCTTGCGGACCATACAACAACAGTGAAACCTTTTCAACTTGACAGGATAGAAAACAACAGGTATTTATGCAGCAATGATTACATAGGTGAAAAGGAATACAAAAGATATGAGATAACCGAAAACGGAATATCTCCAAGAATCATTCCGGGAAAAGTACCAGGGAAAACTGTATTGGCAGATAGTGACGAGCATGATGAATACGGACGCATTACCGAGTCAGCAGAAATAAGAACATCTATGTGTGATAAGAGAATGAGAAAGATGGATTATTTGATAGGGGAATTACAGGAACCGGACTTTATAGGCAATGAAAAATGTGATGTACTGTTGCTTGCATGGGGATCGTTGCATGGCCCGGTATCGGAGGCTGTAAAACTGCTGAATCTTGAAGAAGGTAATAAGTTTGGTGCGCTTGTGTTTGGTGATATATGGCCTCTTCCTACAGTATTATTGAAAGATAAAGCTACAAAAGCTGACAAGATTATCAATATAGAACAAAATGCTACCGGACAGCTTGCATCTGTCATTGCTGAGATTACGGGAATCAGGTGCAGCAGCAGTTTCCTGAAATACGACGGAAGGCAGATATCATCACAGGACATAATGATGTATTTACAAGAAAAGAAATAA
- a CDS encoding thiamine pyrophosphate-dependent enzyme, producing the protein MQINDSFRICETAWCPGCGDVQILEALKNALEILKKRPHEVLIAAGIGQAAKTPQYINTNGFCGLHGRALPPAAAAKIANKNLTVIISTGDGDSYGEGGNHFIHNIRRNVDITHFVHNNQIYGLTKGQASPTTDVGHTTAIQPNGTINNPMNPLLLAIALGAGFVARAFSGENEHLTTIMVEAIKYKGYALVDILQPCISFNKVNTFQWYSKRVYKLDSSYNYADKPAAMAKAMEWGDRIPLGILYKENKNTYHDKIDFLKDGLPLVDKVTDKNMVGTFMEEFV; encoded by the coding sequence ATGCAGATTAATGATAGCTTCAGAATATGTGAAACTGCATGGTGTCCAGGTTGTGGAGATGTTCAGATACTGGAGGCTCTGAAAAATGCTCTGGAGATTTTAAAAAAGAGACCACATGAAGTGCTTATAGCAGCAGGGATAGGACAGGCGGCAAAGACACCACAATACATCAATACAAACGGCTTTTGTGGCTTGCACGGAAGAGCGCTTCCTCCTGCGGCAGCTGCGAAAATAGCTAATAAAAACCTTACAGTTATAATCAGTACCGGTGACGGGGATTCTTACGGTGAGGGGGGAAACCACTTTATTCATAATATAAGGAGAAATGTTGACATAACACATTTTGTCCATAACAATCAGATTTATGGATTGACAAAAGGTCAGGCTTCACCTACAACGGATGTCGGTCATACGACAGCTATACAGCCAAACGGAACAATAAACAATCCAATGAATCCACTTCTTCTGGCTATAGCTTTGGGTGCGGGTTTTGTTGCCAGGGCTTTCAGTGGAGAAAATGAGCACCTTACAACCATAATGGTTGAGGCAATAAAATATAAAGGTTACGCTTTAGTGGATATTCTGCAGCCATGTATAAGCTTTAATAAAGTTAATACATTCCAATGGTACAGCAAGCGGGTTTATAAATTGGATAGCAGCTATAACTATGCAGATAAACCTGCAGCTATGGCGAAAGCGATGGAATGGGGCGACAGGATTCCGCTCGGAATCCTGTATAAAGAGAATAAAAACACTTATCATGATAAAATAGATTTCTTAAAAGATGGATTGCCGCTTGTAGATAAAGTGACGGATAAAAATATGGTTGGCACCTTTATGGAGGAGTTTGTGTAA
- a CDS encoding MBL fold metallo-hydrolase — protein MKTRYLPISILYLAILFMFTSCLNTTGDSAAQEAFSKTAATSVQNTESGLKGTEQAVPVYDSNKPEPKTFKFISKLPDTIKEGILIKKYSPAYTSFRIRTSKDITIITDPYEMDEDIEADIVTESHQHLDHCDVSRIKGSYKLFTDPGEYNVKGINIAGIAGHHNVGDMAGTNNIFVFDIDGIRIAEFASQGQEPDEEMYKKISSADVLILQLFDGNGKLTLEECRKITTRLKSKIIIPAHGDDNLKESFAALVGGDVYIADSNEAYVSKSVIQKITRPRVLILDNWENRTGYNPYTYDGEAYD, from the coding sequence ATGAAAACAAGATATTTGCCGATTTCAATACTTTATTTAGCCATACTTTTTATGTTTACATCCTGCTTAAATACTACAGGAGATTCAGCTGCGCAGGAAGCCTTCAGCAAAACAGCTGCAACTTCCGTACAAAATACCGAATCCGGTTTGAAAGGCACTGAACAAGCAGTACCCGTATACGATTCCAATAAACCGGAACCAAAAACCTTTAAATTCATTTCTAAATTACCTGATACCATAAAAGAGGGTATTTTGATAAAGAAATACTCTCCCGCGTATACAAGTTTCAGAATACGTACTTCAAAGGATATAACCATTATTACGGATCCCTATGAAATGGACGAAGACATTGAAGCGGATATTGTGACTGAAAGCCATCAGCACTTGGATCACTGTGATGTATCGAGAATCAAAGGCAGTTATAAACTTTTTACCGATCCCGGTGAGTATAATGTCAAAGGCATTAATATAGCAGGTATAGCAGGCCACCACAATGTCGGCGATATGGCAGGTACAAATAATATTTTCGTATTTGATATAGATGGAATCAGAATAGCAGAATTCGCCTCGCAGGGTCAGGAACCTGACGAAGAAATGTATAAAAAGATTTCAAGCGCTGATGTTCTTATCCTTCAGTTGTTTGACGGAAACGGTAAATTGACATTAGAAGAATGCAGAAAAATAACCACAAGATTAAAATCCAAGATAATTATTCCGGCCCACGGTGATGATAACCTGAAAGAATCATTTGCAGCGCTTGTAGGCGGCGATGTCTACATCGCTGACAGCAACGAGGCTTATGTCAGCAAGTCTGTTATCCAAAAAATCACTAGACCAAGGGTGCTTATTTTGGATAACTGGGAAAACAGAACAGGATATAACCCCTATACTTATGATGGAGAAGCTTATGACTGA